TCCAAATCTCATTAGTATATTTAAATACGAACAATCAATAAAAAAGTATTCTGGGACAGGATCTGTCGTTCCACCGCCTCCATGCATTTCAATATACTGTCCCCACAACTTCACATCATACAAATCAAAAGTTTTCTTTCCCAAAAAAAGTCTTGTTGACGTAATACTATTCAGTTTTTCCATCCAGCCTTTACTTGGATCATAAAATCTGGACAAAAGAATCATTATTCCTGCACCTAAAAACGGCACACATAAACATAAAAAATTTAAGAGCTTAGATGTCTTATACTTTTTCCCTTTTTTCTCTGCAAAATACATTCTGCATTTTAAATATGCAGTACAAAGCACAATAAGAATAATACATATTTCTCCACACCTTGCATCACAATACTTGTCCAGGAAAACTACAAGTATCGTAATCATACCTAACTCTAAAAATGTGCATTTTACCTCTTTTATTGCAATCCATGCAGCAATTATAAACATAAGATGCAACACAAAATTTGTAGGATATACAAATCCAAAGGTCATTCTCACTTGTTCTCCACGGTGATATACTAAATTTTCAATTATTCCCAAACGTGCAGCCATTAAAGTGATAAGCGTTAACGGGATTTCAATTGCAAGATATAATTTTAAAATCTTTTTATAATCAATCTTTCTAGCTCCGATAATAAACAATCCTGTTTCAAGTAATAATCCTGTCCCATTTCTATCTTTTGAAATTGCAAATACAGCTAAAACTATAAGAGCTAAAACCAAAGCATCTATATTCTCAGAACTCAGCACCGTGTATCTAAACAACACTGCCATACCAACAAAAACCTGTATATAAAAATATAAATGTTCAGGTCACTGTATATGAAACATCGTTATCCAATTAAACGCATAGATTATCCATACACTTAATGCACACAAAAAAATTTTTTCCGACATATCACATTTTTTTCATACGGAATAGCTTCCCATTTCATTTCGATCTTATTTCTTATTTTAATTATTTTCTCCATCTTCAACTTCTTCCCATACATATTACATAAAAAACAGGATATCCTCATTCATACCCTGTTTTTTATACTATATTTTCCTATAATTCCTCAGCCACCATCTCCAGTGCCGCTTCAATTACCTTATCCATATCATAATACTTATAATTTCCAAGACGTCCACCAAAGATCACATTCTTCTCCTGGTCTGCAAGCTTTCTGTATTCTTCAAACAGCTTATTGTTCTGTTCGTTATTTACCGGATAATATGGTTCCATTCCTACTTTCCATTCGGAAGAATACTCTTTGGAGATAACAGTTTTTTCCTGCTTTCCAAATTCAAAATGCTTGTGTTCGATGATACGTGTATAAGGAACTTCTCTTTCGGTATAGTTTACGACTGCATTTCCCTGATAGTTGTCTGTATCAAGCACTTCTGTTTCAAATCTTACCGAACGATATTCCAGTGCTCCAAGCTTGTATCCGAAGTATTCATCAATCATTCCAGTAAACAGTGTCTTCTCTGCGATATCCGGATTTTCTTTGATAAATTCAAAGTAGTCGGTATCTGTCTTTACTTCGATTCCGTCCAGCATCTTTTCAATGATCTTTGTATATCCTCCGATCGGGATTCCCTGATATCTGTCATTGAAATAGTTGTTATCAAATGTAAATCTTACCGGTAAACGTTTGATGATGAATGCCGGAAGGTCTTTGCAGGCACGTCCCCACTGTTTTTCGGTATAACCTTTTACCAATTTCTCAAATACATCTTTTCCTACCAGAGATAACCCCTGTTCTTCCAGGTTCTTCGGCTCTGTGATCCCTGTCTCTGCAACCTGTTTTGCGATCATATCTTTTGCTTCCTGTGGTGTCTTGATATTCCACATTTTGCTGAATGTATTCATGTTGAACGGCAGATTGTAAAGCTCATCCTTGTAAATTGCTACCGGTGAGTTAATGTAATTATTGAACTCTGCGAACTGATTGATGTAATCCCAAACCTGTTTGTTGGATGTGTGGAAAATATGTGCACCATATTTGTGAACATTGATTCCTTCAATATTTTCACAATAAATATTTCCACCGATATGCGGACGCTTGTCAATTACCAGACAGGTTTTTCCTTTTTTCTTTGCTTCGTGAGCAAATACTGCCCCATATAATCCTGATCCTACTACTAAATAATCATACTTCATAATACTAAATCCTCTCTTTTATTTCTTTGTAATTTTATCTTTTATCATCTTTCCCATTCCGACGACACTTCCCACTCCATAGCTTAAATGAAGTAAAAAGAAGATTCCCGGAAGCAAAAGCTGACATATATGCTTCGCCTCATTTTTTACAGACAGAATTGCCATTCCGATTGCACCACACCAATAAGTGATCCACATGGCAATCGCCAGAAATGGCTTCTTTAGTGCTACCAAAATGGATGTCACAAGAATCGCAATCACAAAAGCAAACGGCACAAAATGATAAATGCTGAGACATCCAGGACATACGCCAAGAGTTCTTGCTACCCAGTCTCCATTGCCGTATTTCTGCTTCATCATTCCCGGAATCGAACTTCTCACATATTGCCAGGAATGAATCTGCGGATCGTAGCATAAGCGGTATCCTGCCTGCCGGATCCGGTAATGCATCTCATTATCTTCCGTTCTTCCCAGATTTTCATTGAAAAGTCCAACCTTTTCAAATACTTCTCTCCGATACGCTGCATGGAACATGGACTTTACATATTTCTTTTCATTCTCTCTTCGGAAACCTGCAATTCCACTTCCGAACATCGAACTTTCCGCGCTCAATAGAAGTCTCTGCCAAGGTGTGTCCTTCTCCGGAAGATTCGGTCTTGGTCCCCCGGTGACATATTCTCCACTTTCCATGCATTCCACGTTCTTGGAAACAAAATCCTCCGGAATGCGCCCATGT
The sequence above is drawn from the Coprococcus comes ATCC 27758 genome and encodes:
- the glf gene encoding UDP-galactopyranose mutase, translating into MKYDYLVVGSGLYGAVFAHEAKKKGKTCLVIDKRPHIGGNIYCENIEGINVHKYGAHIFHTSNKQVWDYINQFAEFNNYINSPVAIYKDELYNLPFNMNTFSKMWNIKTPQEAKDMIAKQVAETGITEPKNLEEQGLSLVGKDVFEKLVKGYTEKQWGRACKDLPAFIIKRLPVRFTFDNNYFNDRYQGIPIGGYTKIIEKMLDGIEVKTDTDYFEFIKENPDIAEKTLFTGMIDEYFGYKLGALEYRSVRFETEVLDTDNYQGNAVVNYTEREVPYTRIIEHKHFEFGKQEKTVISKEYSSEWKVGMEPYYPVNNEQNNKLFEEYRKLADQEKNVIFGGRLGNYKYYDMDKVIEAALEMVAEEL
- a CDS encoding glycosyltransferase family 2 protein, coding for MLVSVCTIARNEEEYLPHLLEDITKQDYPAEQIEVVMVDSSSTDGTRRIMECFAEDNPQYHNCIVTENQGNNQASGWNQAIRCSTGDIIIRLDAHGRIPEDFVSKNVECMESGEYVTGGPRPNLPEKDTPWQRLLLSAESSMFGSGIAGFRRENEKKYVKSMFHAAYRREVFEKVGLFNENLGRTEDNEMHYRIRQAGYRLCYDPQIHSWQYVRSSIPGMMKQKYGNGDWVARTLGVCPGCLSIYHFVPFAFVIAILVTSILVALKKPFLAIAMWITYWCGAIGMAILSVKNEAKHICQLLLPGIFFLLHLSYGVGSVVGMGKMIKDKITKK